Within Bactrocera oleae isolate idBacOlea1 chromosome 6, idBacOlea1, whole genome shotgun sequence, the genomic segment TGCAGCAGACTTTTTAACCTCCTTCCATGGGTTAGCCTAAAGAACAGCCTCCTCCTACTGCAGTTAATTACATCAAACCCTGCCTACCTGCATCGCAATGAATATAAGAAATTAATCAATGACAAAATGAAATGTTTCGAGGCCATTTTATATAATCTACAGGTTCACTTTATTCCGCTTAACAACATTTGGTGCATCACTTTTAGAAAATAGAATTCTCGTTAACTTAGTATCACAAAATTTCCTATCTATTTGCGTAGCACAGCAACCGCGGGCGCTGAGGCAGCCACTACTGGTGCGGCGGCATAGGCGGCAGGGAAAGCGGCGGAGTGAGCAATCGAGTGCGCTGAGTAGGTGCTGGCATAGGGAGCGACGTAAACAGCATATTTGGCGGTGTGGGCGAGGGGGGCAGAGTAAGCAGCGGCGAATGGAGCGCCATAGGCAGCAGCAACTGGGCCAGCAGCTAATGGAGGGGAGTAAGCCAATGGAACTGGAACAGCCAAGAGACCGGGCTTGGCAGCACCGAAGGTGACAGCGAACAGAGCGAGGAAGCAGACAGCGAACTAGAGGAAGGATTAAAGTAAAgttctttattataaaaatcttaaataattttacaatttaactgTGGAGCTCACTAATTTGGACATGTTGATTTAGCTGAAGATTGGACTTCTTTACAATTGAAATAGTATGGAATTGTGAATTCGTTGTGCAGACTACTTAATTTTATACGAAGTTCAAATAACTATCTTCGTCTTATTCGCACACATTGCACTTCCAACCAAACCTTGAAGTGCCCAAAAGTAACGGGTTTATAACAACAATTGAATGCGTCATTGTTTGCTATTGACtttgatttttaattgtttaggaAGTTTCCAAAGTCTGTGTCTATAACATTTTCATTATTGCCTTTGAcgatgcaaatatttgttgcaattaaatttgcatgCGCTAAGGCCGAATAAATGCAGACACCTTGCTTCTTATGCTAAGCGAGTGCTCGCTTTGCGCTCAGCCATAAAAGGTATTAGACGCGCACCTTTAATGTCTCAATAAGTAACCCAGTAACTAAGTACAATAAATACGTGACAAGAACTCGGTGAATTGTGGGCTTAAGACCTAACCAAGTCATTTATCGACTTATAGAAAGAGCTTTCCATTTGTACTTAATAGGTATTTAGTAAGCATAGGATGAGGACTAAATATATTGGTCGTTGTTTTCCAGATGcgtaagaaatttaaaaatttgtggaATTTGTTGCTATCACATCAATTCTccatgaatttataaattttattttctcgtaACATCTTGCTACCGAGAGTAgattagttttgtttaccttacGGTTATTTGCAACACCTTAaagtaatcgagatagatatggagttatacatatatatatataaactagaagaccccggccacgctttgctgtggctaaggtataattaaattatattgagtaagcagtttaatttaattacagcatttttttctgtctataaagctcgattaccgagccagttatgatttaaataattattttgtgcgactgggaaaatgatattaattaattttgtcccTGTACAATAGTGTTGAAATTGGCTAGAAGTTTAGGGCATTTCGTATTTAgttgcagttagtatatgaaagctaacttctattctga encodes:
- the LOC106616934 gene encoding cuticle protein 16.5-like encodes the protein MSKLFAVCFLALFAVTFGAAKPGLLAVPVPLAYSPPLAAGPVAAAYGAPFAAAYSAPLAHTAKYAVYVAPYASTYSAHSIAHSAAFPAAYAAAPVVAASAPAVAVLRK